From a single Streptomyces sp. NBC_00377 genomic region:
- a CDS encoding RNA polymerase sigma factor encodes MRGRVRSGERAAFAELYESYATAVYNHALRLTGDWSMAEEVMSDTFLAAWRGRGEVAVEGGSLRPWLFGIATNKARNADRGLRRRLAFLARRAVAGADADAMVGDFAEQVAGRIDDARRLAEVRRVLGRLRRHEREVIALCVWGGLDYAQAAEALGVPVGTVRSRLSRARARLREIVDRDDVRESGVRESGVAGSGPGGSGVAASHVEGSGVREPGRTGPSGGRPGPRRRTEPRSRRGEVESETAFAVLPLQEEAR; translated from the coding sequence TTGCGCGGGCGGGTGCGGAGCGGGGAGCGGGCGGCGTTCGCCGAGCTCTACGAGTCGTACGCGACGGCCGTGTACAACCACGCCCTCCGGCTGACCGGGGACTGGTCCATGGCCGAGGAGGTCATGTCGGACACGTTTCTCGCCGCCTGGCGGGGGCGGGGCGAAGTGGCCGTCGAGGGTGGGTCGTTGCGGCCGTGGTTGTTCGGGATCGCCACCAACAAGGCCCGCAACGCCGACCGGGGGCTTCGGCGACGGCTCGCCTTTCTCGCCCGGCGGGCCGTCGCCGGCGCCGATGCCGACGCGATGGTCGGCGACTTCGCCGAGCAGGTCGCCGGGCGGATCGACGACGCCCGTCGGCTCGCCGAAGTGCGGCGGGTGCTCGGGCGGTTGCGGCGGCACGAGCGGGAGGTCATCGCCCTGTGCGTGTGGGGTGGGCTCGACTACGCGCAGGCCGCGGAGGCGCTCGGGGTGCCCGTGGGGACCGTCCGGTCGCGGCTGTCCCGGGCCCGGGCCCGGCTGCGGGAGATCGTCGACCGGGACGACGTACGGGAGTCCGGTGTACGGGAGTCCGGCGTCGCGGGCTCCGGCCCCGGGGGCTCCGGCGTCGCGGCCTCCCACGTCGAGGGCTCTGGCGTACGGGAGCCGGGGCGGACCGGTCCGTCCGGGGGACGGCCCGGTCCGCGACGGCGTACGGAACCCCGCTCCCGTCGCGGAGAGGTAGAGAGTGAGACCGCGTTCGCGGTCCTGCCCCTTCAGGAGGAAGCCCGATGA
- a CDS encoding SDR family NAD(P)-dependent oxidoreductase produces MTANADTDTNRAARNTRTTTLITGANKGLGFETARRLVDAGHIVYVGSRDAERGRRAAERLGARWVRIDVTDDVSVEAAARTVEAGGGLDVLINNAGIESRGAGNSVVGAAEVTAEHLREVFETNVFGTVRVTHAFLPLLRRSSAPVIVNVSSGLASLGRVSDADTPAYAYPGVAYPASKTAVNMVTVQYAKAFPDMRINAVEPGFTRTDLNGNTGVQSVEEGAGIIVRMARVGPDGPTGRFLDAEGPLPW; encoded by the coding sequence ATGACAGCGAACGCAGACACGGACACGAACAGGGCCGCGAGGAACACGAGGACCACGACGCTCATCACCGGGGCCAACAAGGGGCTCGGGTTCGAGACCGCCCGGCGGCTCGTCGACGCGGGGCACATCGTCTACGTCGGGAGCCGTGACGCCGAGCGCGGGCGGCGCGCCGCCGAGCGGCTGGGCGCGCGGTGGGTCCGGATCGATGTCACCGACGACGTCTCCGTCGAGGCCGCGGCCAGGACGGTCGAGGCAGGCGGCGGACTGGACGTACTGATCAACAACGCGGGCATCGAGAGCCGGGGCGCCGGCAACAGCGTCGTCGGCGCCGCGGAGGTGACCGCCGAACACCTGCGGGAGGTGTTCGAGACGAACGTCTTCGGCACCGTGCGCGTCACCCACGCGTTCCTGCCGCTGCTGCGGCGCTCGTCCGCGCCCGTGATCGTCAACGTCAGCAGCGGACTGGCCTCGCTGGGCCGCGTCTCCGACGCGGACACTCCGGCGTACGCCTATCCGGGGGTCGCCTACCCGGCCTCGAAGACCGCCGTCAACATGGTCACCGTGCAGTACGCGAAGGCGTTCCCGGACATGCGGATCAACGCGGTGGAGCCCGGCTTCACCAGGACCGACCTCAACGGGAACACCGGCGTCCAGAGCGTCGAGGAGGGCGCCGGGATCATCGTCCGGATGGCGCGGGTCGGGCCCGACGGACCGACCGGGAGGTTCCTCGACGCGGAGGGGCCGCTGCCCTGGTAG
- a CDS encoding helix-turn-helix transcriptional regulator, translated as MASTDFGRTVRRWRDRVPPEAAGLPSGGHRRAPGLRREELAMLAGISVDYVTRLEQGRAENPSEQVVEALGRALRVSPAEREHLFRTAGLVPPGRGTVPAYIAPSVHRMLDRLTGTPVAVSDASWTLLLTNPLYTALMGERHGRERNGAWRAFLGTGDRVRHTPESRRDLEAAVTADLRTAASRYPADQHLRRLITDLRANSPRFAALWDAEAVGHHEASRKTVDHPQVGPLTLDCDVLSVAGSDLRIMIYTAEPGTRDADRLELLSVLGPQPLIEEGRQAPASGAPAVRRSDSGRPTGPGISDSPPE; from the coding sequence ATGGCGAGCACGGACTTCGGCCGTACGGTACGACGGTGGCGGGACAGGGTGCCCCCGGAGGCGGCGGGACTGCCCTCGGGCGGCCACCGGCGCGCCCCCGGCCTGCGCCGCGAGGAACTGGCGATGCTGGCGGGCATCTCGGTCGACTATGTGACCCGCCTCGAACAGGGCCGGGCGGAGAACCCGTCGGAGCAGGTGGTGGAGGCCCTGGGCCGGGCGTTGCGCGTCTCCCCGGCCGAGCGCGAGCACCTCTTCCGCACCGCGGGACTCGTACCGCCGGGCCGGGGCACGGTACCGGCGTACATCGCGCCGAGCGTGCACCGCATGCTGGACCGCCTGACGGGGACGCCGGTGGCGGTCTCGGACGCGTCCTGGACGCTCCTGCTCACCAACCCCCTCTACACGGCGCTGATGGGCGAACGGCACGGCCGCGAACGCAACGGCGCCTGGCGCGCGTTCCTCGGCACGGGCGACCGCGTCCGCCACACCCCGGAGTCCCGCCGGGACCTGGAGGCCGCGGTGACCGCCGACCTGCGCACGGCGGCGAGCCGCTACCCCGCGGACCAGCACCTGCGTCGCCTGATCACGGACCTGCGCGCGAACAGCCCCCGCTTCGCCGCCCTGTGGGACGCCGAAGCCGTGGGCCACCACGAGGCCTCCCGCAAGACCGTCGACCACCCCCAGGTAGGCCCCCTCACCCTGGACTGCGACGTCCTCTCCGTCGCCGGCAGCGACCTCCGCATCATGATCTACACAGCGGAACCGGGCACGCGGGACGCGGACCGCCTGGAACTCCTGTCGGTGCTGGGCCCGCAGCCACTGATCGAGGAGGGCCGGCAGGCCCCGGCGTCCGGGGCGCCCGCCGTCCGGCGCAGCGACTCCGGGCGCCCAACGGGCCCAGGGATCAGTGACTCCCCGCCAGAGTGA
- a CDS encoding DUF1998 domain-containing protein: MSPAPPRTRRRGLPSTPARTARRLGEIRRAQLITTYGVGAMIAVENESFLVRGIDSWDISEAPVISEPRLAWQLGVSGFRMPPAPDPDKARDGVRAVRFPEMYSCPNCHQLQPFRKFNSPAGRAECSTCQENLVPSRFVIACTHGHLEDFPYWKWLHRGNRTTSGACGGQLTFRADGSTASLRAVLIGCSCGVEEVSMEGSFRRQALKDLGIRCAGRSPWLKDAPAVSCQEPPRTLQRGSSSVWFPVMYSALSIPPWSQGIARIVAPYYEIFKHEDAASIEAYVRMQKLLRHHPEYTGKDVVAEVERRRTAEAATTEPADGTKIAKHARNYRQEIYEGEYQSLSTPHPEVADQEQEFVCEPPTTPIGALLSSRGLTQVMLVKRLREVRALQSFRRVEEPSPADSALREAAISLDRPSWLPAFEVSGEGVFVRLDPERLRVWEQEPGQVARAAQIRENHERLLAARVGDSDKPVPPSPATPRFLLLHALAHILINEWSLDGGYPAASLRERIYGEEDMAGVLVYTATSDSAGSLGGVVAQGEPDRLEASLRAALHRASWCSNDPLCMESESSGADSLNVAACHACLLLPETSCENNNILLDRAALVGTPDGRVPGFFTR; the protein is encoded by the coding sequence ATGAGCCCCGCCCCGCCTCGCACCCGTCGCCGTGGCCTCCCGTCGACCCCGGCCCGTACCGCCCGCAGGCTCGGAGAGATCCGCCGGGCCCAGCTCATCACGACGTACGGCGTCGGAGCCATGATCGCGGTGGAGAACGAGTCCTTCCTCGTCCGCGGCATCGACTCGTGGGACATCTCCGAGGCTCCCGTCATCTCGGAGCCCCGTCTGGCCTGGCAGTTGGGCGTCTCCGGCTTCCGGATGCCACCGGCTCCCGATCCCGACAAGGCCCGGGACGGCGTACGGGCAGTGCGCTTCCCGGAGATGTACTCATGCCCCAACTGCCATCAACTGCAGCCCTTCCGCAAGTTCAACTCGCCCGCCGGTCGGGCCGAGTGCTCGACCTGTCAGGAGAACCTGGTCCCGTCCCGTTTCGTGATCGCGTGCACGCACGGCCATCTGGAGGATTTCCCCTACTGGAAGTGGCTCCATAGGGGCAACCGGACGACATCCGGGGCCTGCGGGGGGCAACTGACGTTCCGGGCCGACGGCTCGACCGCATCACTGCGTGCCGTGTTGATCGGTTGCAGTTGTGGGGTGGAGGAGGTGTCCATGGAGGGGTCGTTCCGACGGCAGGCACTCAAGGACCTCGGCATCCGGTGCGCCGGCCGTAGCCCCTGGCTCAAGGACGCTCCCGCCGTGAGCTGCCAGGAGCCACCGCGCACCCTCCAGCGCGGTTCCTCCTCGGTGTGGTTCCCGGTCATGTACTCGGCCCTGTCCATCCCCCCGTGGAGCCAGGGCATCGCCAGGATCGTCGCGCCGTACTACGAAATCTTCAAACATGAGGATGCCGCCTCCATCGAGGCGTACGTGCGCATGCAGAAACTGCTGCGTCACCACCCGGAGTACACCGGGAAGGACGTGGTGGCCGAGGTGGAGCGGAGGCGCACGGCCGAGGCCGCCACGACGGAGCCGGCCGATGGTACGAAGATCGCCAAGCACGCACGCAACTACCGGCAGGAGATCTACGAGGGCGAGTACCAGAGCCTGTCCACGCCGCACCCCGAGGTCGCGGACCAGGAGCAGGAGTTCGTCTGCGAGCCCCCCACCACTCCGATCGGTGCTCTGCTCTCGTCCCGTGGCCTGACTCAGGTGATGCTGGTCAAGCGGCTGCGCGAGGTTCGGGCACTGCAGTCGTTCCGGCGCGTGGAGGAACCGAGTCCGGCGGACTCCGCACTGCGCGAGGCCGCGATCTCTCTGGACCGGCCGAGTTGGCTGCCGGCTTTCGAAGTGAGCGGTGAAGGGGTGTTCGTTCGTCTCGACCCCGAGCGGCTGCGAGTCTGGGAGCAGGAACCGGGGCAGGTCGCTCGCGCCGCCCAGATCCGGGAAAATCACGAGAGGTTGCTGGCAGCACGCGTGGGCGACTCGGACAAGCCGGTTCCGCCCTCACCCGCCACGCCCCGTTTTCTCCTTCTACATGCCCTGGCACACATATTGATCAACGAATGGAGCCTGGACGGCGGTTACCCGGCAGCTTCCCTTCGCGAGCGGATCTACGGCGAGGAAGACATGGCAGGCGTACTCGTCTACACGGCCACCAGCGACTCCGCCGGCAGCCTCGGCGGCGTCGTCGCCCAGGGTGAACCGGACCGTCTCGAAGCCTCGCTCCGGGCTGCCCTGCACAGAGCGAGCTGGTGCTCCAATGACCCCCTGTGCATGGAGTCCGAGTCGAGCGGCGCGGACAGCCTGAACGTGGCCGCCTGCCATGCCTGTCTACTGCTCCCCGAGACGAGCTGCGAAAACAACAACATCCTGCTCGACCGGGCAGCCCTCGTCGGGACACCGGACGGTCGAGTGCCAGGCTTCTTCACTCGCTGA